Proteins encoded within one genomic window of Vidua macroura isolate BioBank_ID:100142 chromosome 2, ASM2450914v1, whole genome shotgun sequence:
- the CD2 gene encoding T-cell surface antigen CD2, whose amino-acid sequence MNFRRIFLVKCLLLLFPTVKCFSTSWIYKAVNETALLSITAPGGIYEATWRRGGQRLIQIKDNKAKHFVNKDQCRCAIFRNGTLQIERVEKEDSGNYTVMVYQKDGKLKAEEYIMFFVQEPVPQPILTAECKNKSVSVKCEAKEKAKDEAKEKAKDEAFLIELTRPNGIKIRKNATMLEWHGWNSGTFRCVAKNQVSEKIAEKVINCSGKMDFYLILSIAGGAVFFVIFVICLIYCIRRKKTKRNYIYEEEQAMQTLPMDCERGMRQLHQTPSRPTPKQLRVQQRPLPPQPQELQQPRPQPRPRTQPRTPNLPRQRP is encoded by the exons ATGAACTTTAGGAGGATTTTCCTAGTCAAGtgcttgctgcttttatttcccaCTGTAAAAT GCTTCAGCACCAGCTGGATTTACAAGGCGGTGAATGAGACAGCTCTTCTCAGCATCACTGCTCCTGGGGGCATCTACGAGGCAACATGGAGGAGAGGGGGACAAAGGCTGATTCAGATCAAAGATAACAAAGCTAAGCACTTTGTGAACAAGGACCAGTGCAGGTGTGCCATATTCCGAAACGGGACTCTGCAAATCGAGCGCGTGGAGAAAGAGGACAGTGGAAACTACACAGTGATGGTTTATCAGAAAGATGGAAAACTGAAGGCAGAAGAATATATAATGTTCTTTGTTCAGG AACCTGTCCCTCAGCCAATCCTCACTGCTGAATGCAAGAATAAAAGTGTATCTGTCAAGTGTGAAGCAAAAGAGAAGGCCAAGGATGAAGCAAAAGAGAAGGCCAAGGATGAAGCATTCTTAATAGAACTGACTCGACCCAATGGCATAAAAATCCGAAAGAATGCAACAATGCTGGAATGGCACGGGTGGAATTCTGGGACATTCCGATGCGTTGCTAAGAACCAAGTCAGTGAAAAAATAGCTGAGAAAGTAATTAACTGCTCAG GCAAGATGGACTTTTATCTCATCTTAAGCATAGCAGGAGGTGCAGTCTTCTTTGTCATCTTTGTGATTTGTCTTATTTATTGTatcagaaggaagaaaacaaaaaggaattaCATTTATG AGGAGGAGCAAGCGATGCAGACTCTGCCCATGGACTGTGAGAGGGGGATGCGGCAGCTGCATCAGACTCCATCCAGGCCCACCCCGAAGCAGCTGCGAGTGCAGCAGCGGCCGCTGCCCccgcagccccaggagctgcagcagccgcGGCCCCAACCACGGCCCCGCACGCAGCCACGGACTCCGAACCTCCCGAGACAAAGGCCCTGA